A portion of the Cryptomeria japonica chromosome 5, Sugi_1.0, whole genome shotgun sequence genome contains these proteins:
- the LOC131040728 gene encoding uncharacterized protein LOC131040728 isoform X4, with protein MNVKVANDKEIVTALVAMIRNQNTDISGAACNTLMDLATTSAGREKLREAGAIKQLFYMFCQVSHSLCKGKVEFADQKHLSRSSGTHSALQMEEDEFLMLILKAISILVSDDNGNGMAFLSKDLVFVSLSFMQKLWARIQEQNQKQMQNVSCKDNSKWSDFSAKNLIAKVIFRLAIEQVVLNCSTCFVDMVKKSIFKDAGSCFEHFARYHWESSPMLIRKIKERESDNDLISLLIGATSKQSIDDILDQILTGMVSCPPVSADNLDVIDFLREIQDSLGHPMVYGQDIRIIRSVTEEVNGEFSKTIPRTKEEHYFGGLNHSVEAEMPNFVCLQDCKKAYEMGYTIAIRGMEFRSHKIAEVAEALAMIFGQASVGANLYLTPPNSQGLSVHYDDHCVLVCQLAGNKIWAISSPEKLLPRLYEPLSAVHNAQVDITDFKQVLLMERDILYIPRGFPHAAHTICNNQMSDERKLCEACLCGHDIHPSITAIKTNMTEQTHGFDNFQASQSACLNKSSYHLFHKATGFDASQKFADESARDGYSLHLTFGIEVEPPFEWEGIIHIALHYWEQCQKMENIIHNYGSEKNFYIAVQILHIAIRDLGNSYSLLRKACTVAAPFLHCNRRNKEWEVEFGPGTNIDTNSPGCDEEVSSSEEVFSSLVGMVRRRCNFAVAYRHIEINVSHFDYDLFPWMKWLRHLYSGDTNSSSQHGLNDPSEYLKEIFPPDQVKILDYERAFLQVKSEFCNEVKFEEAFKGFQFLLEKYRNARKQFINGMLALHLSLMKRT; from the exons TTATATGTTTTGTCAGGTTTCCCATTCTTTGTGCAAAGGTAAAGTAGAATTTGCTGATCAAAAGCATTTGTCAAGATCAAGTGGCACACATTCTGCCTTACAGATGGAAGAGGATGAGTTTCTGATGCTGATTCTCAAGGCAATATCAATTCTGGTATCTGATGACAATGGCAACGGTATGGCATTCCTGTCAAAGGATCTTGTTTTTGTTTCTCTGTCTTTCATGCAAAAACTGTGGGCTAGGATCCAAGAGCAGAATCAGAAACAAATGCAGAATGTAAGTTGTAAAGATAACAGTAAATGGTCAGATTTTTCTGCAAAGAATTTGATAGCAAAGGTGATTTTTAGATTAGCTATAGAGCAAGTTGTCCTCAATTGCTCAACATGCTTTGTTGATATGGTGAAGAAAAGCATTTTTAAAGATGCAGGTTCTTGCTTTGAACATTTTGCACGATATCATTGGGAGAGCAGTCCAATgttgataagaaaaataaaagagagagaaaGTGACAATGACCTCATTTCCTTATTGATTGGAGCAACATCAAAGCAAAGTATTGATGATATATTAGACCAGATATTGACAGGAATGGTTTCTTGTCCACCTGTCTCAGCAGATAACTTAGATGTAATAGATTTTCTCAGAGAGATACAGGACAGTCTGGGTCATCCCATGGTTTATGGCCAGGACATTCGAATTATAAGATCAGTTACAGAAGAGGTAAATGGAGAGTTTTCAAAGACAATACCAAGGACAAAAGAAGAACACTATTTTGGAGGGTTAAATCACAGTGTAGAAGCAGAGATGCCTAATTTTGTCTGTTTGCAAGACTGTAAGAAAGCATATGAAATGGGCTATACAATTGCAATAAGAGGCATGGAATTCCGATCTCATAAGATTGCTGAAGTAGCAGAGGCTTTAGCCATGATATTTGGACAAGCATCTGTAGGTGCCAATCTCTACTTGACTCCTCCAAACTCTCAGGGGCTATCTGTTCATTATGATGATCATTGTGTCCTAGTTTGCCAACTTGCAGGAAACAAGATATGGGCTATCTCTTCTCCGGAAAAATTGCTTCCTCGTTTATATGAACCTTTAAGTGCTGTGCATAATGCACAAGTTGACATTACTGACTTTAAACAAGTTCTGCTGATGGAAAGAGATATTTTGTATATTCCTAGAGGATTTCCACATGCAGCACACACTATTTGTAATAATCAAATGTCAGATGAGAGAAAGCTTTGTGAGGCATGTCTATGTGGCCATGATATTCACCCTAGTATTACGGCTATAAAGACAAACATGACTGAGCAAACACATGGCTTTGATAATTTCCAGGCATCACAGTCAGCTTGCCTCAATAAAAGTAGTTACCACTTATTCCATAAGGCTACTGGATTTGATGCTTCACAGAAATTTGCAGATGAATCTGCTAGGGATGGATACTCATTGCATCTGACCTTTGGAATTGAGGTGGAGCCTCCATTTGA GTGGGAAGGTATCATACACATTGCTCTTCATTACTGGGAACAATGCCAAAAAATGGAAAATATTATACACAATTATGGTTCAGAGAAAAATTTCTACATTGCAGTACAAATATTACATATTGCAATTAGGGACTTGGGAAATTCATACAGCCTTTTACGAAAGGCTTGTACAGTTGCTGCACCTTTTTTGCATTGTAACAGAAGGAACAAAGAGTGGGAAGTTGAATTTGGACCTGGTACAAACATTGATACTAATTCACCTGGATGCGATGAAGAAGTTTCATCTTCAGAGGAAGTGTTTTCTAGCTTAGTAGGCATGGTAAGAAGACGATGCAACTTTGCAGTTGCATATAGACATATAGAAATTAATGTGAGCCATTTTGATTATGATTTGTTCCCTTGGATGAAGTGGCTTCGGCATCTATATTCAGGAGACACTAATTCAAGCAGTCAACATGGTCTGAATGATCCTTCTGAATATTTGAAGGAGATATTTCCACCAGATCAAGTGAAAATATTGGATTATGAAAGGGCATTCTTGCAAGTGAAATCCGAATTTTGCAATGAGGTTAAGTTTGAGGAAGCATTCAaaggttttcaatttcttcttgAAAAATACAGGAATGCCAGAAAACAGTTTATCAATGGAATGTTGGCTTTGCATTTAAGTTTAATGAAGAGGACGTAA